The following proteins are co-located in the Rippkaea orientalis PCC 8801 genome:
- a CDS encoding isochorismatase family protein, translated as MATTLRNPDTALAIIETALPIAPQPYTISDRPTGLVIVDVINGFCTVGYGPLAPPEPDEQIATMVIESNRLAKLFIERGCPILLFLDSHEPGKPEPPYPPHCEQGTGEEKLVSELEWLENHPQATLINKDCINGFVGSIDINSQRNLFLEWVRQHQLQTLIVVGICTDICVMDFVITLLSVRNHDLLPTLKDVVVYDKGCATYNLTAEMVTALGLPKTAIHPQKIAHHIGLYTMAERGAVIASEISF; from the coding sequence ATGGCAACTACCCTGAGAAACCCTGATACTGCCTTAGCTATAATCGAAACAGCATTACCCATTGCTCCCCAACCCTATACTATCAGCGATCGCCCCACGGGATTAGTAATAGTCGATGTGATCAATGGTTTTTGTACCGTCGGTTATGGACCCTTAGCACCCCCAGAACCCGATGAACAAATTGCCACGATGGTGATAGAAAGCAATCGCCTTGCTAAACTATTTATAGAACGGGGTTGCCCTATTTTATTATTCCTAGATAGTCATGAACCAGGGAAACCTGAACCCCCCTATCCTCCCCATTGTGAACAGGGAACAGGAGAAGAAAAACTGGTAAGTGAACTCGAATGGTTAGAAAATCACCCTCAAGCAACGTTAATTAATAAAGATTGTATCAATGGATTTGTGGGTTCTATTGATATTAATAGTCAGCGTAACCTATTTTTAGAGTGGGTTCGTCAACATCAACTCCAAACTTTAATTGTGGTGGGAATTTGCACTGATATCTGCGTCATGGATTTTGTTATTACCCTGCTTTCTGTCCGCAATCATGACTTATTACCTACTTTAAAGGATGTGGTTGTCTATGATAAAGGTTGTGCCACTTATAATCTTACCGCAGAAATGGTAACAGCCCTAGGTTTACCCAAAACCGCTATTCATCCCCAGAAAATTGCCCATCATATAGGATTGTATACAATGGCAGAACGAGGGGCTGTAATTGCTTCTGAAATTAGTTTTTAA
- a CDS encoding DUF29 domain-containing protein, translating to MTAKTYPFSSVLYEQDYALWLEETAQQLKQKKFSFVDLENLIEEIESMGRSERRAVESLLINILVHLLKLAYWESERDRNANHWIMEITTFRISINERLADSPSLKPYFYDNFEKCYKNAIKIVTKKGIIDRSLIPLTPFVTPEQALDDDWFPIP from the coding sequence ATGACAGCGAAAACCTATCCTTTTTCCTCAGTTTTGTATGAGCAAGATTATGCCCTTTGGCTAGAAGAAACAGCCCAACAACTTAAACAAAAAAAGTTCTCTTTTGTGGATTTAGAGAATTTAATCGAGGAAATAGAAAGCATGGGAAGAAGTGAACGAAGGGCAGTCGAAAGTCTGTTAATTAACATTTTAGTACATTTGCTGAAATTAGCTTACTGGGAATCAGAGAGAGACCGTAATGCTAATCATTGGATCATGGAAATTACGACTTTTCGTATTTCAATAAACGAGAGATTAGCTGATAGTCCTAGCTTGAAACCTTACTTTTATGACAATTTTGAAAAGTGCTATAAAAATGCGATTAAAATTGTTACTAAAAAAGGAATAATTGACCGATCATTAATCCCTTTGACTCCTTTTGTGACCCCTGAACAAGCCTTAGACGATGATTGGTTTCCTATTCCCTAA
- a CDS encoding zinc-dependent alcohol dehydrogenase family protein — MKAIVMNTPGTPDVLTLQDVHDPKITTPTEILVKLKAAGINPIDTKIRQRGTFYPDDMPAILGCDGAGIVEAVGSAVTHFQPGDEVYFCAGGLGKSQTGNYAQFAVVESHLVALKPTSLSFAEAAAAPLVLITAWESLYDRGRLEKGQKVLIHAGTGGVGHVAIQLAKLKGAQVCTTVGNPDKARLARQFGADETINYQQTDFVQGVLNWTQGEGVDLAFDTIGGKTFFDSCNAVKVYGDLVTILQPDPSIGNLKVARDRNLRISLELMLTPGLKGLINAQNHQTSILKECAKLIDNGQLKIHLSQTFPLAEAAAAHQLLEQGSMIGKIALLID, encoded by the coding sequence ATGAAAGCCATTGTAATGAATACCCCAGGAACACCCGATGTCTTAACCCTCCAAGATGTCCATGATCCAAAAATTACCACCCCAACGGAAATTTTAGTCAAACTCAAGGCCGCAGGAATTAACCCCATTGACACCAAAATTCGCCAGAGAGGGACTTTTTATCCCGATGATATGCCCGCTATTTTAGGCTGTGATGGCGCAGGAATTGTCGAAGCGGTGGGGTCTGCGGTAACACACTTTCAACCAGGGGATGAGGTCTATTTTTGCGCGGGAGGACTGGGAAAATCCCAAACAGGAAATTATGCTCAATTTGCTGTGGTAGAATCCCATTTAGTGGCACTTAAACCCACTTCCTTAAGCTTTGCGGAAGCTGCCGCAGCCCCTTTAGTCTTAATTACCGCTTGGGAATCTCTTTACGATCGCGGACGGTTAGAAAAGGGACAAAAAGTCTTAATTCATGCAGGAACCGGAGGGGTGGGTCATGTAGCCATTCAATTAGCTAAGCTAAAAGGAGCCCAAGTTTGCACCACCGTAGGAAACCCGGATAAAGCGAGATTAGCGCGTCAATTTGGGGCTGATGAAACGATAAATTATCAACAAACCGATTTTGTCCAGGGAGTGTTAAATTGGACTCAAGGAGAGGGGGTTGATCTGGCTTTTGATACCATCGGAGGTAAGACATTTTTTGATAGCTGCAACGCCGTAAAAGTCTACGGAGATTTAGTTACTATTTTACAACCTGATCCGTCTATTGGTAATTTAAAAGTTGCCCGCGATCGCAATCTTAGAATTAGTTTAGAATTGATGTTAACCCCGGGTTTAAAGGGATTAATTAATGCTCAAAATCATCAAACGTCTATTCTTAAAGAATGTGCTAAACTCATTGACAATGGACAATTAAAAATCCATCTCAGTCAAACGTTTCCCTTAGCAGAAGCAGCCGCAGCGCATCAACTATTAGAACAGGGATCAATGATCGGAAAAATTGCTTTATTGATTGATTAA
- a CDS encoding DUF29 domain-containing protein, which yields MNTYDTDFYQWIQEQLMSLKNHDSKTLDWDNLLVEIETLGKSELKTCESFVILIILHKLCLDYWTEELEKNQLHWQGEVQNFRIQLNKKLTQSIRNKLELDSLYLEAKEAFKQKSGLIAPDDCPYRFEELL from the coding sequence ATGAACACTTACGATACTGATTTTTACCAATGGATACAGGAGCAACTCATGTCCTTAAAAAACCATGATAGCAAGACATTAGATTGGGATAATTTACTTGTGGAGATAGAAACATTGGGAAAAAGTGAACTCAAAACCTGTGAATCTTTTGTTATTCTCATTATTCTCCATAAATTATGTCTTGATTATTGGACAGAGGAATTAGAAAAAAATCAACTACACTGGCAGGGAGAAGTACAAAATTTTCGGATTCAATTAAACAAAAAATTAACGCAAAGTATTCGTAATAAATTAGAGTTAGATAGTTTATATCTAGAAGCTAAAGAAGCCTTTAAGCAAAAAAGTGGATTAATTGCCCCTGATGATTGTCCTTATCGTTTTGAGGAACTTTTATGA
- the gltB gene encoding glutamate synthase large subunit, protein MKKTNHPQSNPQSSPLSPYQGQKWLVEERDACGVGFIADVKGKGSHKLVQQALIALGCMEHRGGCSADNDSGDGSGVMTAIPREVLAPWFASQNLTMPPAEQLGVGMVFLPQDSNERAAEKAHVEQVVKAENLTVLGWREVPVKPEVLGVQARGNQPHIEQIMVISPEGLSGDALDRVLYIARSRIGKRLADNFYICSFSCRTIVYKGMVRSVVLGRFYADLQNPNYISQFAVYHRRFSTNTMPKWPLAQPMRLLGHNGEINTLIGNINSMATREVHLQVPGWTSDELEALTPIVNTANSDSYNLDSALELLVRTGRSPLEAAMILVPEAYNNQPDLQQYPEITDFYDYYSGLQEPWDGPALLVFSDGKMVGACLDRNGLRPARYCITKDDYVVVGSEAGVVDIPESEIVEKGRLGPGQSIAVDLTTQEILKNWDIKQRIAQQHPYGEWLQSYRQELTPQPFSDKILLQQPGQLLQHQTAFGYTAEDVDMVIVPMASQGKEPTFCMGDDIPLAVLSDKPHLLYDYFKQRFAQVTNPPIDPLRESLVMSLTMLLGEKGNLLDPKPEDAKLLKIDSPVLNETELAAIKNSGFKTAELSTLFDLTTGPGGLKTALDRLCIEATEAVKNGTKIIVLCDRPSGHSINETTSYIPPLLAVGTVHQHLIKQGLRLQASLVIDTAQCWSTHHFACLIGYGASAVCPYLTLETIRQWWNDEKTQKLMGNGKLETITLEKALDRYRHSVEAGLLKILSKMGISLLSSYHGAQIFEAIGLGMELIETAFEGTTSRVGGLSLQELADEIIAVHSQAFPSLTDKKLKNFGFINYRPGGEYHMNSPEMAKSLHKAVEAYKAGGNGANKEAYDHYEMYRKYLEERPITALRDLLEFKVSNTPVPIEEVEPVEAIVKRFCTGGMSLGALSREAHETLAIAMNRLGGKSNSGEGGEDPTRFIPLSDVDSNGNSATFPHLKGLQNGDTASSAIKQVASGRFGVTPEYLMNGQQLEIKMAQGAKPGEGGQLPGPKVSPYIAMLRRSKPGVTLISPPPHHDIYSIEDLAQLIFDLHQINPVAKVSVKLVAEIGIGTIAAGVAKANADIIQISGHDGGTGASPLSSIKHAGCPWELGVTEVHRMLLENKLRGRVILRADGGLKTGWDVMMAALMGAEEFGFGSIAMIAEGCIMARICHTNNCPVGVATQQERLRQRFSGVPAHVVNFFYFVAEEVRSILAKLGYRSLDEVIGRSDLLKVRETAKLSKTKALNLDCLLKLPDVTRDRAWLSHEEVHSNGEVLDDRILADIAVQSAIENQGSVTQNLKIVNTDRTVGARIAGVIAKKYGNTGFEGEIKLNFTGAAGQSFGAFNLPGMMLHLQGEANDYVGKGMHGGEIVIIPPQDANYDPADNVIVGNTCLYGATGGVLYANGRAGERFGVRNSLAKAVIEGAGDHCCEYMTGGIIVVLGSVGRNVGAGMTGGLAYFLDEEGTFPAKVNPEIVEIQRICTEAGEAQLKELITAHVAKTGSQKGQLILNNWKEYVSKFWQAVPPSEANSPETNPNPVMVAEKTLTPVK, encoded by the coding sequence ATGAAAAAGACCAACCATCCCCAATCAAACCCTCAATCATCCCCATTATCGCCCTATCAAGGTCAAAAATGGCTAGTCGAAGAAAGAGATGCCTGTGGAGTGGGGTTTATCGCTGATGTTAAAGGAAAAGGTAGCCATAAACTCGTTCAACAGGCCTTAATTGCCCTAGGATGTATGGAACATAGAGGGGGCTGTAGCGCGGATAATGACTCTGGGGATGGTTCAGGGGTAATGACGGCTATTCCCCGTGAAGTGTTAGCCCCCTGGTTCGCTAGTCAAAATCTTACCATGCCTCCGGCGGAACAGTTAGGGGTCGGGATGGTCTTTCTACCTCAGGATAGCAACGAACGGGCAGCCGAAAAAGCCCACGTTGAACAAGTGGTCAAAGCTGAGAATTTAACGGTGTTGGGATGGCGAGAAGTCCCCGTTAAACCGGAAGTCTTAGGAGTCCAAGCAAGAGGCAACCAACCCCATATCGAACAGATCATGGTGATCTCTCCCGAAGGACTGTCCGGGGATGCCTTAGATCGAGTGTTGTATATAGCGCGATCGCGCATCGGCAAACGCTTGGCGGATAATTTCTATATCTGTTCCTTTAGCTGTCGTACCATCGTCTATAAAGGGATGGTTCGCAGTGTGGTTTTAGGGCGATTTTACGCAGATTTGCAAAATCCTAACTATATTAGTCAATTTGCGGTCTATCATCGTCGCTTTAGTACTAATACCATGCCCAAATGGCCATTAGCACAACCGATGCGCCTATTAGGTCATAACGGAGAAATTAATACCCTCATCGGTAATATTAACTCGATGGCTACCCGTGAGGTTCATTTACAAGTTCCAGGGTGGACTAGCGACGAATTAGAAGCCTTAACCCCTATTGTTAACACCGCTAACAGTGACTCCTACAACCTCGACAGTGCCCTAGAATTATTAGTCCGTACTGGTCGCAGTCCCCTAGAAGCGGCGATGATTTTAGTCCCAGAAGCTTACAACAATCAGCCAGATTTACAACAATACCCCGAAATTACGGATTTTTACGACTATTACAGTGGACTGCAAGAACCGTGGGACGGTCCCGCCTTATTAGTGTTCAGTGACGGTAAAATGGTGGGAGCCTGTTTAGACCGTAATGGCTTACGGCCTGCCCGTTATTGCATTACCAAAGATGATTATGTCGTCGTGGGATCCGAAGCAGGGGTCGTCGATATTCCCGAAAGCGAGATCGTCGAAAAAGGCAGACTTGGACCCGGACAAAGTATCGCCGTTGATCTAACTACCCAGGAAATTCTCAAGAATTGGGACATTAAACAGCGTATTGCCCAACAACATCCCTATGGCGAGTGGTTACAAAGCTATCGTCAGGAACTCACCCCTCAGCCTTTCTCTGACAAGATTTTACTCCAACAACCTGGGCAATTATTACAACATCAAACCGCCTTTGGTTACACCGCAGAAGACGTAGATATGGTCATCGTTCCCATGGCCAGCCAAGGTAAAGAACCGACGTTCTGTATGGGAGATGACATTCCCTTAGCCGTCCTTTCCGACAAACCCCACCTACTCTACGACTACTTTAAACAACGCTTTGCCCAAGTGACTAACCCTCCCATTGACCCCCTGCGGGAAAGCTTAGTTATGTCCCTAACGATGCTATTAGGGGAAAAGGGCAATTTATTAGATCCGAAGCCAGAAGATGCTAAACTGCTCAAAATTGATAGTCCCGTCTTAAATGAGACAGAATTAGCTGCAATTAAAAATTCTGGATTCAAAACGGCCGAATTATCTACCCTCTTCGACTTAACTACAGGACCAGGGGGACTGAAAACTGCTTTAGATCGTCTTTGTATAGAAGCAACTGAAGCGGTGAAAAACGGCACAAAAATCATTGTTTTATGCGATCGCCCATCAGGACATAGCATTAATGAAACGACTAGCTACATTCCCCCCTTATTAGCGGTAGGAACCGTTCACCAGCATTTAATTAAACAGGGGTTACGGTTACAAGCGTCTCTAGTGATAGATACGGCACAATGTTGGAGTACCCATCATTTTGCCTGTTTAATAGGCTATGGCGCATCAGCCGTCTGTCCTTATTTGACCCTCGAAACCATCCGTCAGTGGTGGAACGACGAAAAAACCCAGAAACTGATGGGCAACGGCAAGCTAGAAACCATTACCCTAGAGAAAGCCTTAGACCGCTATCGCCATTCTGTGGAAGCAGGGTTACTGAAAATCCTCTCAAAAATGGGAATTTCTCTGTTATCCTCCTATCATGGGGCACAAATTTTCGAGGCGATCGGTTTAGGGATGGAATTGATCGAGACAGCCTTTGAAGGAACCACCAGCCGCGTCGGAGGGTTAAGTCTGCAAGAACTGGCTGATGAAATTATCGCCGTCCATAGTCAAGCTTTCCCCAGTCTAACCGACAAAAAACTCAAGAACTTTGGCTTCATTAATTACCGTCCAGGGGGAGAATACCACATGAACTCCCCAGAAATGGCTAAATCTCTCCATAAAGCCGTCGAAGCCTATAAAGCGGGCGGAAATGGGGCAAATAAAGAAGCCTACGATCACTATGAAATGTACCGCAAGTATCTCGAAGAACGTCCCATTACCGCTTTACGGGATCTTCTAGAGTTCAAGGTGAGTAATACTCCTGTTCCTATCGAAGAAGTCGAACCCGTAGAAGCCATTGTTAAACGCTTCTGTACGGGAGGGATGTCCTTGGGCGCACTGTCACGGGAGGCACACGAAACCTTAGCGATCGCCATGAACCGTTTAGGGGGTAAGTCCAACTCAGGAGAAGGAGGAGAAGACCCCACCCGCTTTATTCCCCTGTCTGATGTCGATAGTAACGGTAATTCGGCGACTTTCCCCCATCTTAAAGGACTGCAAAACGGTGATACTGCCAGTTCTGCCATTAAACAAGTTGCCTCAGGACGCTTTGGGGTCACGCCGGAATACCTGATGAATGGTCAGCAACTCGAAATTAAGATGGCGCAAGGGGCCAAACCAGGGGAAGGGGGACAGTTACCCGGTCCCAAAGTCAGCCCCTATATTGCCATGTTACGGCGGTCTAAACCTGGTGTCACCTTAATTTCTCCTCCTCCTCACCATGACATCTACTCCATCGAAGATCTCGCCCAGTTAATCTTTGACCTGCATCAAATTAACCCAGTAGCCAAGGTTTCCGTCAAATTAGTCGCAGAAATAGGCATCGGAACTATCGCCGCAGGGGTGGCTAAAGCTAACGCCGATATCATCCAAATTTCGGGGCATGATGGTGGAACGGGGGCATCTCCCTTGAGTTCCATCAAACACGCCGGATGTCCTTGGGAATTAGGGGTAACGGAAGTCCATCGGATGCTATTGGAGAATAAACTGCGAGGACGGGTTATTTTACGCGCCGATGGGGGTCTAAAAACGGGTTGGGACGTGATGATGGCTGCCTTGATGGGGGCAGAAGAATTTGGCTTCGGTTCCATCGCCATGATCGCCGAAGGCTGTATTATGGCGCGTATTTGCCACACCAATAACTGTCCCGTGGGAGTAGCAACGCAACAGGAACGGTTAAGGCAGCGTTTTAGCGGAGTTCCTGCCCATGTGGTCAATTTCTTCTATTTTGTCGCCGAAGAAGTGCGGTCAATTTTGGCAAAATTGGGCTATCGTTCCCTCGATGAAGTGATCGGGCGATCGGACTTGCTGAAAGTGCGAGAAACCGCAAAATTAAGCAAAACTAAGGCATTAAACCTTGATTGTCTGCTGAAACTGCCCGATGTGACCCGCGATCGCGCTTGGTTAAGCCATGAGGAGGTTCATAGCAACGGAGAAGTTCTCGATGATCGCATCTTAGCCGATATTGCCGTTCAGTCCGCTATTGAGAACCAAGGATCAGTAACACAAAACCTCAAAATTGTCAATACTGATCGCACCGTTGGGGCGCGTATTGCGGGGGTTATTGCTAAGAAATACGGCAATACAGGCTTTGAAGGCGAGATTAAGCTCAATTTCACGGGGGCTGCTGGTCAGAGTTTCGGGGCGTTTAACCTACCTGGGATGATGCTGCACCTACAAGGGGAAGCCAACGATTATGTGGGTAAGGGGATGCACGGCGGAGAAATCGTGATTATTCCGCCCCAGGATGCCAATTATGACCCTGCTGATAATGTTATTGTTGGCAATACCTGTCTTTACGGGGCTACCGGAGGCGTTTTGTATGCCAATGGTCGCGCAGGAGAACGGTTTGGGGTACGGAACTCCTTGGCTAAAGCGGTTATTGAGGGGGCCGGCGATCACTGTTGCGAATACATGACCGGCGGGATCATCGTGGTTCTTGGTTCGGTAGGGCGCAATGTGGGCGCAGGAATGACGGGAGGACTGGCTTACTTTTTGGATGAAGAAGGCACTTTCCCCGCAAAAGTTAACCCTGAAATTGTGGAAATTCAACGCATTTGTACCGAAGCGGGTGAGGCACAATTGAAGGAATTAATAACAGCCCATGTCGCTAAAACGGGCAGTCAAAAAGGACAATTGATCCTCAATAATTGGAAGGAATATGTTAGTAAATTCTGGCAAGCTGTTCCTCCTTCGGAAGCCAATAGTCCTGAAACCAATCCTAACCCTGTTATGGTAGCGGAGAAAACCTTAACTCCCGTTAAATAA
- a CDS encoding BrnT family toxin encodes MRIYELIWNNDRIEHIARHNVTINEVEEVCFGFSLILKAKSTGENPVYYVLGQTEAGKYLFCVVIQFQDGKGYPITARPMTDNERKRYQKWRK; translated from the coding sequence ATGAGAATTTATGAGTTGATTTGGAATAATGATCGCATTGAACATATTGCTCGTCATAATGTAACCATTAATGAAGTTGAGGAGGTTTGTTTTGGGTTTTCCTTGATATTAAAAGCTAAATCAACAGGAGAAAACCCTGTTTATTATGTATTAGGACAAACTGAAGCAGGAAAGTATTTATTTTGTGTGGTGATTCAATTTCAAGATGGAAAAGGTTATCCTATCACAGCGCGCCCAATGACTGATAATGAAAGAAAACGTTATCAAAAATGGAGAAAATAA
- a CDS encoding CopG family antitoxin encodes MNSNPIPTTDSIEELAEFWDTHDLTDFEDQLEEVKDPVFERETLISIPLQPQEIKTLKEMAKAQGMDYHDLIKQWVIEKVSQV; translated from the coding sequence ATGAACTCTAATCCAATTCCTACAACTGACTCAATTGAAGAACTGGCAGAATTTTGGGACACTCATGATCTAACAGATTTTGAAGATCAATTAGAAGAAGTAAAAGATCCTGTTTTTGAAAGAGAAACGTTAATTTCTATTCCTTTACAACCACAGGAGATTAAAACACTCAAAGAAATGGCTAAAGCTCAAGGAATGGATTATCATGATTTGATTAAGCAATGGGTTATAGAAAAGGTATCTCAAGTTTAG
- a CDS encoding transposase family protein has protein sequence MEESLVLEVESQSKTSSCPRCQKVSHRLHQNHWHLIKDLPWGEKEVFLRINRRQFKCEYCSKPFSEELNFVEKNKNIREDMLD, from the coding sequence ATTGAAGAAAGTCTAGTATTAGAAGTTGAATCCCAATCAAAAACATCTTCCTGTCCGCGTTGTCAAAAAGTCAGTCATCGTCTTCATCAAAATCATTGGCATTTAATTAAAGATCTGCCTTGGGGGGAAAAAGAAGTTTTTTTAAGGATTAATCGACGACAATTCAAATGTGAATATTGTTCAAAACCCTTCAGTGAAGAATTAAATTTTGTCGAAAAAAACAAAAATATACGAGAAGATATGCTAGATTAG
- a CDS encoding helix-turn-helix domain-containing protein, which yields MKFCRKKQKYTRRYARLVTQEVVNSDLRSVAKRHKLTEDQVESMINQISREILPIDLEELKRLGI from the coding sequence ATTAAATTTTGTCGAAAAAAACAAAAATATACGAGAAGATATGCTAGATTAGTGACTCAAGAAGTTGTTAATAGTGACTTACGCTCTGTAGCTAAGAGGCATAAGTTAACTGAAGATCAAGTCGAATCTATGATTAATCAGATAAGTCGAGAAATTTTACCAATTGATTTAGAAGAATTAAAGAGACTAGGAATATAG
- a CDS encoding helix-turn-helix domain-containing protein, with protein sequence MEIKSLEQQKREAIANLQEFVDSCQKVREWKRGEAVRLRVLGFSYQEIQIRLRVSISFIAKNQKKFWEQGIEGLKLGYKGSKSYLTKLQQQEVMEWLSLPERRNISELERHLMETYSVVFKSRESYYQLLKKKPKLAERKQRKYSKRPR encoded by the coding sequence ATGGAAATCAAATCTCTTGAGCAACAAAAACGAGAAGCCATAGCCAACCTTCAAGAATTTGTGGACAGTTGTCAAAAGGTTAGAGAATGGAAGAGAGGAGAAGCAGTAAGACTAAGAGTATTAGGATTTAGTTATCAAGAAATTCAGATAAGATTAAGAGTTTCAATAAGCTTCATTGCCAAGAATCAAAAGAAATTCTGGGAACAAGGAATTGAAGGCTTAAAATTAGGGTATAAAGGGTCAAAAAGTTATTTAACAAAGTTGCAGCAACAAGAAGTAATGGAGTGGTTATCTCTTCCCGAACGACGAAATATTTCAGAATTAGAAAGGCATTTAATGGAGACCTATAGTGTAGTGTTTAAATCGAGAGAAAGTTACTATCAACTCTTAAAAAAAAAGCCTAAGTTGGCAGAAAGGAAACAAAGAAAATACTCGAAAAGACCCAGATAA